Proteins from a genomic interval of Betta splendens chromosome 10, fBetSpl5.4, whole genome shotgun sequence:
- the rab33ba gene encoding RAB33B, member RAS oncogene family a, whose amino-acid sequence MAELGATVEFPGSLTGSTLPPPRTRIFKIIVIGDSGVGKTCLTYRFCAGKFPEKTEATIGVDFRERLVEIESEKIKIQLWDTAGQERFRKSMVQHYYRNVHAVVFVYDVTNAASFHSLPAWIEECKQHALGTEVPRILVGNKCDLQDSIQVSTDVAQQFADVHSMPLFETSAKNPNNNDNERCGRGNNDHVEAIFMTVAHKLKSQKPLVLSQPLEGSRGTINLSRSMNNGGGGTRSWGCSSC is encoded by the exons ATGGCTGAGCTCGGGGCGACGGTTGAATTTCCTGGCTCTCTGACGGGTTCGACGCTCCCGCCGCCAAGGACTCGCATATTCAAAATTATTGTGATCGGGGACTCGGGGGTCGGGAAGACCTGCCTCACGTACCGCTTCTGCGCCGGCAAGTTCCCCGAGAAGACGGAGGCCACGATCGGGGTGGACTTCAGGGAGAGGCTGGTGGAGATCGAAAGCGAGAAAATCAAG ATCCAGCTGTGGGACACTGCAGGCCAAGAGCGCTTCAGGAAGTCCATGGTGCAGCACTACTACCGCAACGTGCATGCAGTTGTCTTTGTCTATGACGTTACGAACGCAGCGAGCTTCCACAGCCTCCCCGCCTGGATCGAGGAGTGCAAGCAGCATGCTCTGGGCACAGAGGTGCCAAGGATCCTGGTTGGTAACAAGTGCGACCTCCAAGACTCCATCCAGGTCAGCACGGATGTGGCACAGCAGTTCGCAGACGTCCACTCCATGCCTCTGTTTGAGACATCTGCGAAAAACcccaacaacaacgacaacgaACGCTGTGGCAGAGGGAACAACGACCATGTGGAGGCCATTTTTATGACTGTGGCCCACAAGTTAAAGTCTCAGAAGCCTCTGGTGTTGAGCCAACCTCTTGAGGGATCAAGAGGTACCATTAACCTCAGCAGGAGCATGAACAATGGGGGGGGCGGGACAAGGAGCTGGGGGTGCAGCAGCTGCTAA